In Myxococcales bacterium, a single genomic region encodes these proteins:
- a CDS encoding response regulator translates to MLLDDEDGIRLGLSRSLGRHYEICTAADAFEGLACVAHEGPFVAIIADFQMPGMDGLTMLRAVARIAPRTVRILFTGTPGIKDTVEESGATVGLFRAIYKPASTAELLAALDEAVREYDREG, encoded by the coding sequence GTGCTGCTGGACGACGAAGATGGCATTCGGCTCGGCCTCTCGCGAAGCCTGGGGCGCCACTACGAGATTTGCACGGCGGCGGACGCCTTCGAAGGGCTGGCGTGCGTCGCGCATGAGGGCCCGTTCGTGGCCATCATCGCGGACTTCCAGATGCCGGGGATGGACGGGCTCACGATGTTGCGGGCCGTGGCGCGCATCGCACCGCGGACTGTGCGCATCTTGTTTACCGGTACGCCTGGTATCAAGGACACCGTGGAGGAATCCGGGGCGACCGTTGGACTCTTTCGCGCCATCTACAAGCCGGCGTCGACGGCGGAGCTCCTAGCGGCGCTCGATGAAGCCGTGCGCGAGTACGATCGGGAGGGATGA
- a CDS encoding type IV pilin protein, with translation MKIVTWLSAGLATSVLLGGLGCKGASNQYMCRARQAEAKAGLASLHSAQSSYHAANKKYAGSLKDLAAPAVPPRYYELAIASASDKGYVATATGKDQAAGDVWTIDQSGKPTAKVDKCEAKP, from the coding sequence ATGAAGATCGTGACATGGCTGAGCGCGGGTCTCGCGACGTCGGTCTTGCTCGGGGGCCTCGGCTGCAAGGGCGCGAGCAACCAGTACATGTGCCGGGCGCGGCAAGCGGAAGCGAAGGCGGGCCTTGCGTCGCTCCATAGCGCGCAGAGTAGCTACCACGCGGCCAACAAGAAGTACGCGGGCTCGCTCAAGGACCTGGCGGCCCCCGCCGTGCCGCCGCGCTACTACGAGCTTGCTATCGCGTCCGCCTCCGACAAAGGCTACGTCGCGACCGCCACCGGCAAGGACCAGGCGGCCGGCGACGTGTGGACCATCGATCAAAGCGGGAAGCCGACGGCGAAGGTCGACAAGTGCGAAGCGAAACCGTGA
- a CDS encoding SMI1/KNR4 family protein, with amino-acid sequence MSIVGVFARYVAWLEVEAPLCHANLAPPATSDELADLERTLGCALPADVTSVLRVHNGQKQAMLSNRLVEASVTLPTLTFLSTHDIAAIWTEWSELRAQTSESVMADLDAGCRVFRGARGKVKELYTSPGWIPLWADPTRPDYIGLDLDPEAQGTSGQIINFGRNEDRHFVAAPDFGALFEILVDEVEAGAWPASEMPYGKDKTVPWLGSPKESFFEALYRRFEARG; translated from the coding sequence ATGAGCATCGTCGGCGTCTTCGCGCGATACGTAGCGTGGCTAGAGGTGGAGGCGCCGCTGTGCCACGCCAACCTCGCACCGCCGGCCACGAGCGACGAGCTTGCGGACCTCGAGCGAACGCTGGGGTGTGCGTTGCCTGCCGACGTGACGTCGGTGCTAAGGGTCCACAACGGTCAGAAGCAGGCCATGCTCTCGAATCGCCTCGTCGAAGCGTCCGTCACGCTGCCGACGTTGACGTTCCTCTCGACGCACGACATCGCCGCCATCTGGACCGAATGGAGCGAGCTGCGTGCGCAAACCTCGGAGAGCGTGATGGCGGATCTCGACGCCGGTTGCCGTGTGTTTCGTGGAGCCCGAGGGAAGGTCAAGGAGCTCTACACGTCGCCCGGATGGATTCCGCTTTGGGCCGATCCAACACGCCCCGACTACATCGGCCTCGACCTCGACCCCGAGGCGCAAGGTACGAGCGGTCAGATCATCAACTTTGGCCGCAACGAAGATCGGCACTTCGTGGCCGCGCCGGACTTCGGAGCGCTCTTCGAGATCCTCGTCGACGAGGTCGAGGCGGGGGCTTGGCCCGCTAGCGAAATGCCCTACGGCAAAGACAAGACGGTTCCGTGGCTCGGCTCGCCGAAGGAGAGCTTCTTCGAAGCGCTCTACCGCCGCTTCGAAGCGCGGGGGTAG